In the genome of Amaranthus tricolor cultivar Red isolate AtriRed21 chromosome 15, ASM2621246v1, whole genome shotgun sequence, one region contains:
- the LOC130801171 gene encoding uncharacterized protein LOC130801171: protein MDSRRSTSGDEIAKIREKHQSLLQDYLVLQKDCVSKKRKLKETNEKKETLLDEIRFLKRRRNLLLKLKSQKLQPQQDTIQLQKAPLQHEVGQGGSRASTSEPQLQTSLLPVGSIWNSASLPREEIGFPSVKLGKKSKDLFSNGKRVEKRKISWQDQLALKV from the exons ATGGATTCTCGCCGATCAACTTCTGGTGACGAGATTGCTAAAATTAGGGAAAAACATCAGTCTTTGTTGCAAGATTACTTGGTCTTGCAAAAG GATTGTGTATCAAAGAAGAGAAAGCTAAAGGAAACAAATGAAAAGAAAGAGACCCTTTTGGATGAAATTAG ATTTCTAAAGCGTAGACGAAATCTGTTGTTGAAGTTGAAATCACAAAAGCTTCAACCACAACAAGATACCATTCAATTACAAAAAGCACCTCTTCAACATGAAGTTGGACAAGGTGGAAGTCGCGCAAGCACAAGTGAGCCACAATTGCAAACTTCATTGTTACCAGTTGGTTCGATTTGGAATTCG GCTAGCCTCCCTAGAGAGGAAATTGGTTTTCCGTCGGTGAAATTAGGGAAGAAGTCTAAGGATTTGTTTAGTAATGGCAAAAGAGTTGAGAAGAGGAAAATTTCTTGGCAAGATCAGTTGGCGTTGAAGGTTTAA